In Nocardia sp. XZ_19_385, the sequence ACCAGGTCCGGGACGCGAGTCTTCGCCTGCTTCTCCAGGATGGCGACCGGGTTGCCGCGCCGCTTCGGCGTGCGCCATTCGGCGTGCGCGGACCGCGGGACCTGTTTGCGCTCGGCCCGGCCGTCCGCAGCCGCGGAATGATCGGCACGGGTGATCGTCGCGCTCGTCATTCGCCCAGTCTTGCGCGGATCTTCGAAGACCGGCAAGGACACGCCCAACCCCTGCGAAGTCAGTTCGCTGTCGCGGCACAGCCCCGCCATGGTTGCTATTCGATGAAGTCGGGGTAGCCCCACCCAAACCTCAGGGTGCACCCCGACGACGTCTCATACCCGAGAGTGAGATCTGCACTCGAATACCTTTCCACCAGTGACCTTTCAGCCCGAGTGCGGCACAGTGTCAGGTGTGCGAACACCGCGAACGCGGATGTTCGCCGAAGAGCCGAAAGGATTTACGTTGCACACGACGAGAAAGTCCACCGCCCGCCGCACCCTGGCCCGCGTCGCCATCGCCGGCGTCCTCACCGCAATCCCGTTGACCGCCTTGGCCGTTCCCGCTTCGGCCACCCCCGCCGTCCCCGGCGTCACCGAGGTCCGGCACGGCGACGATTGCCGCCGCCTGCAGCCCTGGGAACAGGGCCTCTTCGACGACCGGCACGAACCCTGGGACGGGTACTGGGACAGGTGCGAACGCCGCCGCAAGCCGCACGACCCGTTCTCCGGTTTCGGGCATCACCACCGCCCGAGCGGAATGTTCGGCAGCAGCTAGCAGCTCTGGTTCCACACCCCGCCGGGAACCTCCGGTGGGGTGTTCAGTGTTTACCTGCCCGGCGTTCCTCGACCGCGGCCACGAAATCGGGATGCGCGGACACGATCAGCTGGTCGGCTGTGTCGTTCATCCAGACATCGGCGAAATAGCCCGATCGGCTCCACGTCAGCATCGCCACCAGCAACGCGATCGGCAGACATCCTGGCACGATCGCGAAAGCCAAAGGCAGATAGAGCGGTTGGAGTTCGAGCACCCGCGCCGTGAGAATCGCCGCGATTGTCAGCGGAATCGCCAGCAGCGCCACCAGCGCGATCCGCCGGAAGCGCCTGATCTCGTGCAGACAGAACTCACAGGCCGGGCATTCGAACCGGACGCGCGCCACCGCAGGCTCCCGTCGCCCCATCGAGCGCAACATGGCCCGCATAGTTGGCAGCTCCGAGAGTGGGCCGGTGGAATTCACTGTGCAGGAGCGAGTTTCGAGGGCGGGCTGGCCGTGCTCACTGCACAGCTCGGGCATGGGCTCGGTGAGGACGAGCTCCGTCGGCGCAGACGCGAGCGTCGGCGTCCACTTCGGGTTGATCTCGGTGTTGAAGACGACCTGTTGGCGAGACACCGTCACTCCAGCCATCCACGTTGCCCGCGGTCGCGGAAATACTCGTCGTCCTCGTCCTCGTCATCCGGGGTGACGACGCGCTCACGGTTGGGCTTGCGGGTCCCCGGAACCACAGGGGGAGCCGACGGCGGCTCTGCGAGCGGCGGTGCCACGGACTGCTGCTGCTCTGCGAGCGGTTCCGACCGAAGGCGCTGCAGCTCGGCCTCGCCCTGGTCGGCGAGCCGTTGCCGCTCCTCCTCCGGCATGTCCGCGAACTGCTGCATGGCGGCCGGCAGCGTTCGATCGAGCACCCGATTGAACGCCTCGCTGTGCATCAAATCGCGTGCGCTCCCCTTCCCTTCCAGGATGCCGCGCAACTGATTCTTCAACTGCGGGTCGGTCGCGGTATCCATCAGCACCCGAAGCGCGCGGGACAGCTGCCGCGAGACCCCGACATCACCGCGGGCCAGATCATGAATCGGCTCAGGCGCGTTCACTCAAGCTCCTGGGTGGTCGTAGTTGGCGGGCGGCAGCGTCGGCATGTCTGCGGACTCGACCACCGCGACTACACCGAATTCGAAACTGTCGTTGAGCGGGTCCGCGAGCGATGGTTCGGTCAGGTTTTCCGACGGCGTCTTCGTCATCAGCTACCGCCCGTGGGGTACGTGCGGTCCAGCTCGTCAGCGCGCGCCTGATCGGTAGTCCGGTACACCTGCGCCACCTTGGTCAGCTCGGTCGCCGCGGCCGCGGTCAGGGTGCCCAGGGTCTCGTAATTGGGCTTCAACTTCTCGTGCGCCTCGGCCACCGCGCTCAGCCCGGTCCGGATGAGACCGCCGTCACCCCACACGGTGTTGTCCAGCACCAGCCATTTCTCCAGATAGGTCGCGACATTCGCATTGGCCTCGGCCAGCTTCTTCAACGCCGCGGCGAACGTATCCACCGCATCCGGATCAACCTTGAAAGTCTCCGTC encodes:
- a CDS encoding type VII secretion target, with translation MTETFKVDPDAVDTFAAALKKLAEANANVATYLEKWLVLDNTVWGDGGLIRTGLSAVAEAHEKLKPNYETLGTLTAAAATELTKVAQVYRTTDQARADELDRTYPTGGS